A segment of the Devriesea agamarum genome:
CGTGCCGGAAGACCTCCTGAAGTTCGGGTTGATCCCAGAATTTATTGGACGCCTCCCGGTCATCACCAGCGTCACCAATCTGGATCGGCCAGCGTTAGTGCGCATCCTGACCGAGCCGCGCAACGCGCTCACCAAGCAGTACCGCAAAATGTTTGAGCTAGATGGGGTCGAGCTCGATTTCGACCAGGCCGCGTTGCGGGCGATTGCTGATCGAGCCATTGAACGCGGGACGGGTGCTCGCGGACTGCGCGCTATTTTGGAAGAGACGCTCCAGCCTGTCATGTTTGAGGTACCATCCCGAGACGACGTCGCGAAGGTGATCATTACCGAAGGCGTGGTCACCGATGGGCGGGCGCCACTGATGCTGACTCAAAAGGATGTTGAGCGTCACGACAAAACCGCGTGAGCACGCCGCCGGCGTCTCATAGCTAGGTCATGGGATCCGTCGGATCAGAGGATAAACACATGAACGCTCACAGCGAGGCCACCTCTCAACGGCCGACATCTACGCATGAAACTATCCAGCCGCGTGCCGATACTCATGAGGCAGCACTGGCGGAACTGTGGGAGCTGCGCGCGAGCATCGACAATATTGATTCGGCGCTCGTCAATATTCTGGCGGAACGGTTCAAATGCACGCAGCGGGTCGGCAGACTCAAAGCGAAACATGGGATGCCGCCCGCTGATCCGGCTCGGGAAGAACAGCAAGTGGCAAGGCTCAGGGCCTTAGCGGAAGAATCAGGTCTTGACCCTGTGTTCGCCGAGCATTTCCTAAAGTTCATCGTCACCGAAGTGATTCGGCACCACGAAGCAATTCGTGACGACAGGGACAGAGCGCAGGACGGGTGACCGCGCGTAGAGCAGGTGATGAGGCGCCTTGACCGCGCCGCAGTCTCGCGTCTTTAGTACATCTGTAGTTATTTTAAAAACACTAAGACGATTATCGCTAGTATCCCCTCATGCGGAGGTGTCTGTTGATACGTGACATAGCTTTTGGTTGGGACTACACCGACTGGCCAATATTTAGGTCAACTGTCCCCGGAAAAGATGATCCGGATGTACGCCAGCTCGTCTCTAGAGAGCTGGAACATGAGCTGCTTTCCTGGGGAAAAGATATGGGGAAAGCGTACAGCGATGAAACCGGAAGGGTTTTGCCACCTCGTAGCGTTGCAAATTCGTTAGACGCTCGATTTGACGACCTGGCAATGCGCCTTAGGTCGGAAGGCATCCACGTAATACAAGAAGATAAATGGTGGCGAAGGCCGGATACTGACCCTGTATAAACTGTATTTCCTGAAGTTCATCGTCACCGAGGTGACTCGGTGCCACGACGCTATCCGTCAGGACAGGTGATGAGGCGCGATGACTGCACCATAGTCTCGCGTATGTGGTATTTATGTGTCATATGGGTAGCTCGGGGTTATTTGTTTTTGAGGCGCCACAATTTGACCAATAAAGACGCGACCGCAGGAGAAGCAATCATGGCAAACACTGCGATGCCCCAGAGAACAGTCGCCATGTGAGCCAGCGCAGCATACGCCTTGTGCTCCACGCGTACGTCATATTGAGCTGCGAATTGACCTTCGTCGGCGGCCGCGTGATGACGACTAGTGGATGACGATAACTAGTACGTGTCAAGGACTAACGGGTGACGATAACTAGCGCGTGATCGCAACTAGCGTGTGTCAAGAACTAACGGGTCACGTAATCTAGCCAGGCCAATGTCCCTACCGTGGCATAGTCCGTTCTGGAGGGCGGTGTGTTCGCGCTGCACTCAGCGCGTTTCCTCGATTCATCCACGCGATATGGTGATATGCTCGCCGCTGGCGCTGGGCTATGTCGCCGTTGGCGTCGGGATATGTAGCGTAGATATGGCTCCTATAGCCGCGAGAGATTTGGCGAACAGTATTAGGGTGTGGACATGGAGCTGATTGCGCGTACAGTGCGCGGGCTCGAATGGGTATCCGCCGCCGAGATCGAAAAATACCTCCCAGGTGCCCGCCGTATCTGGATGGACAACCGCGACGTGAAATTCGAGTATGACGGCTCGCCATCAGATCTGCTTCACTTACGGAGTGTCGATGACATCTTCATGGTGGTCTCCACGATCCAGAATATTGGAGCCACCAAGGATGCCGTAGCCGGATTCGCCCAGCAGGTCCGTCAACTCAACTGGGGCAAAGCACTGCGCCAGGTCAAGAACGTGCGGCCGGTTCCCGATGACTTCTTTTTTGACGTGGTCGCCAGCATCGAGGGTGAACACCGATACAGCCGATTCGACATTGAAAACGCTGTCGGTGAACTGCTTCAACCTCTACTAGGCGGAACGCATCTAGCGCGAACAGCTGAGAACACCTCCCTTTCTGAGCGCCCCCACCTCACTGTGCGCCTATTCATCAAACACGGAACAGCGAAGGTGGCGATGCGGCTGAGCGCTGCCCCGCTGCATCGACGCCCCTATAAACTCAACACCGGCCCCGGGAGCTTGCACCCACCGGCGGCGGCCGCCCTCGCCATGATCTCAGGTCTCACCGCGGACACCCGTGTGATCGACCCATTCTGTGGTGACGGCACCATCGCCATTGAGGCGAGTCTCCAGCACCCCGGAATATCGTGTCGAGCAAGTGACCTTGACCCGGCGCGGGTAGAGAACACCCGACACAACGCGGAACGCGCCGGGGTCCGGATCAAGGTTGAAGTGCGCGACGCATCCCGCATCCGGTGGGACCGGCTGGATGTCGGGTCGGTGATCGTCACGAATCCGCCGTGGAACAACGCTGCCCGTGCTCGCGGCGGGGTCTCTGACTCACTGGACGTCGTCTGGCGGTCCGCGCGCCCGGCACTCCGATCGGGGGGGGGGGAGCCGATTGTGCGTCCTTGCTGATGCGAAGCTCGACGTTCCATCCCGGATGGAGCGACTCGGCTACCGATGCGGATTTACCACTCGCATCCGTCTTGCCGGTCGGGTGACCTCAATTATTCTCGCTGGGGTACAGGGCGCCGAGCGGCCCGAACTTCCGCGCGACCTGGACATTTGGTATCGACGAGCCATCAGCGCAGGTGTTATCGGTCCCGACGGGCTTTGACATGGGGGGCTTTGACTACGGGTCGGCACAGATAGGCCGGTACGGATAGACCGACACAGATGGGTCGACACAGATAGGTCGGCACAGATAGACCGGTGCGGTCCTTGGCCTATCCGTACCGGTCTGTCGGAGCGTCGCCCCTGAGGCCGACGGCACCAACAACAGCCACGCACGCCGGTACCAACAACCGCAGGAACACTTACACCCGCCACGAGCACAATGCCAGCCTCACCACGCCGGTTCCGACAGTTCCGTGACACTGCCGTCCTCACCGATCTCGAGGTAGCGGTCGAACGATCGGGCGAACCACCTGTCATGGGTCACCGCGATGATGCTTCCTTGGAAACGCTCCAACCCTTCTTCCAGGGCCTCGCAGGATTGGATATCCAGATTGTCGGTCGGCTCGTCAAGCAGCAACATGGTTGCACCGGCCAATTCCAGGAGTAGGACTTGGAATCGAGCTTGCTGACCACCCGATAGGGACTCGAAATGCTGCTCCGCGGCAGACACCAGACTGTATCGGTTCAGAGCAGAGGACGCTTGACCACGATCCAACCCGGTACGGTGACGATCACCCCGATGCAAAATATCCAGCAGCGTGCGCCCCATGAGCTCCGGATGCGCATGGGTTTGAACAAAGAGACCGGGCCGAACCCGGGCACCGAGCTTCGCAACGCCAGAATGCTGAACCGGTTCTAACACGAAATCGCCGACGGGCTCGTGCTGCGGTTCCGGGTCAGATCCTCCGGCGGCGATCAGCCGCAGAAAGTGGCTCTTACCGGTGCCGTTGCGCCCGAGCAGGGCGACCCTTTCGCCATACCACACTTCGACATCGAACGGCTTAGTTAGACCGGTCAGGGTGAGCTTTTTACACACCAGCGCACGTTTGGCCGTGCGTCCACCGGTCAGTCTCATTGCAACCCGCTGCTGTTTGGGCTGTTCCGTCGGCGGTCCAGCGTCCTCAAACTTGCGGAGCCTGGTCACGGCGGCTTGGTACCGGCTAGCCATCCCCGCGTTGTAGGCCGCTTTCTGCTTGTACATGAGCATCTGCGCCCGCAGTTTCTCATGCTCCTCGTCCCACCGTTTGCGCTGTTCTAGCAGGCGTGAAAAACGTTCCGTGCGGGCTTGATGAAATGTGGCAAAACCGCCGGGGTGGGTCCATGACAGATTGCCGCTGGACCCGAGTTCCACACTGACGATCTTATTGGCAGTGTTCGTGAGCAGTTCGCGATCGTGAGAAATAAAAAGAACCGTTTTCTCACTGGCTTTGATTTGGTTCTCTAGCCATATCTTTCCCGGAACATCCAAAAAGTTGTCCGGCTCATCGAGTAAAAGAACGGGTTCGGGGCAGGTGAAAAGATATTCCAAGACCAGCCGCTTCTGCTCACCGCCCGACAGTGTGCTGAGCAGGCGATGCTTCGTTCTGTCGTAGCCCAATGACAGGGCAGCGGTTGAACACTTATCCCACAACACCTCCAGCTCATAGCCGCCTGCATCTGAGAAGTCGCTGAGCAAGGCCGCATACTTTATTTGCAGCGCGTCGGACTCGCCGTTCTCCATCAGTTCGAGTTCGCAGGCGTCGATGGCGTGAGAAAGGCGCTGGATTCTGGCCGGTGCGAGTGAGAGGAAGAGATCGGTCACTGTTGCATCCGGTTGCAGGTGAGTGCCAACCATCTGCCGCATAAACAGCACGTTTCCCGACCGGGTAATTGTTCCCTGGTTCGGTGAGAGATCGCCCGCCACGAGCCTTAGCAGGGTTGTTTTACCGGAGCCGTTCGCGCCAACCAGAGCTACCTTGTCTCCGCTACCCACCCGGAAGGAGACATCGCGAAGAAGGACCCTGCCGTCGGGTAGCGTGAAATACACGCCTGATACGTCAATGTGTCCCATGCGAAATGCGCTCCAAGATCGTGAGATGACGGTGTTCTAGCAACACAGCTGTCGCCTTCGACCACACTCAACCATTTTTCGCATGCAAAACCCACTGATTTTTTGGTGGGCTGGGAGCGACACTGATCCGTGATGTCGGCGCGCACCAGGCAGTGCCGTCGGGAGGCAGCGCCCTCGGGTTTAAGCAGCAGGCTCGCAGTCGACCACAACCGGCCATAGATGCCATCTGTTGGCGATAGAAGCCATCCGTCGGTGCGAGTCATTCGCACGCCCATGACAGGACTGGCCCGCACCATCGCGGTGCGGGCCAGTCCAACTCGATAAATGCGCGATTACCGTGCTGGTTTAGCGGGCGGTTCGCCGAGCTCAACTTCAGCCAGAGCTATGGTTTCACCCGCAACAATCCGCAGATCCTCCATCCGCCCAAGCGACATCACGTCTGACCGCGCAGACTCAACGGCGGGCACCAGGTCCGTGGGAACAGTCATCTGGGCGTGCAGAATCGGGGTCTTCTGAGAGACCTTGGCGTCCGACTTTACTTTGCGCACGTGCACCACAGCATCGGACAGGGTGGACAGAAGAGTCTCAGACTGTCCGGCCGCAGCCGCAGCCAAAGGTTCCGCATGCGGCCACGCCTGGGTATGGACGCTGCCCTCGCGCCACCACGACCACACCTCGTCGGTCACGAACGGCTGGAACGGTGCGAACAGTCGCAGTTGAACATCCAGTGCAATCGCCAGAGCAGCCCGGGCCGACGCAGCGCCGTCCTCATCGTGCTGCCCGTGTGCGCGTTCCTTAACGAGTTCGATGTAGTCATCGCAGAACGTCCAGAAGAAAGGCTCAATAATTTCGAGCGCCCGCGCGTAATCCATCGCGTCAAACGCGGTGGTCGCCGACGCCACCACCGTGCCGAGAGCCGCAAGCATAGAGCGGTCAGTCGCTTCGGTGACATGGGCGGGGTCGGCGGCAAGGACCCCAGCGGGATCTGGCGACGCACTGCCGAATCCCAGCGCGAATTTAGAGGCGTTCAGTAACTTAATGGCGAGGCGACGACCGATCTTCATCTGCGCCTCGTTGAACGCGGTATCCACACCCTGGCGGGCGCGGCCTGCCCAGTAGCGCACGCCATCCGAGCCGTACTGTTCAAGCAGGCCGAGCGGGGTGACCACATTGCCCTTGGACTTCGACATCTTCTTGCGGTCGGGGTCGAGGATCCACCCGTTAATAGAAGCGGCAGTCCACGGCAAGCGGCCGAAAAGCAACTCGGACCGGGCAATGGTCGAAAACAGCCAGGTACGGATGATGTCGTGGCCCTGAGGTCGCAGATCCATCGGGAAAATCTTGTCGAACAGATCCGAATCATCTAGCCAGCCGCCGACCAGCTCCGGGGTGAGTGAACTCGTCGCCCAGGTGTCGAGGATGTCAGGGTCGGCCACGAATCCACCGGCCTGGCCGCGCTGGTCTTCGGTGTAACCCGCCGGCACATCAATGGTCGGGTCGATGGGGAGATCCTCGAACGCGGGAGTGAGCAACCGGTCGTAATCGACAGCGCCGCTCTCATCGACCGCATACCAGATGGGGATCGGTACACCGAAGAATCGCTGACGCGAAACCAGCCAGTCCCCAGACAGGCCTTCAACCCAGTTGCGATACCGCGACTCCATAAACGGCGGGTACCAGGTGAGTTCCTGACCGCGTTGAATAAGAGTGGAACGCAGCCCGTTCTCAGAATTGTCCCGGCCCCCATTGGCAACATACCACTGGCGGCTGGTGACGTATTCGAGCGGCTTATCGCCGTTTTCATAGAACTTCACCGGGTGGGAAATCCGGCGTGGTTCCCCGACCAGATCGCCCGACTCGGTCACCATCTCCACGACCCGCTTTTGGGCACTGAATACGGTGAGGCCAGCCAGCTCCGCGTAACGGGCCTGCCCTTCATCTGACGTGATCCATGGCGCCTCGGGCACGAAACGGCCATCACGGCCAATTACGCACCGGGTCGGCAGGTTCAGCTCGCGCCACCAGATCACGTCCGTGGCATCACCGAAAGTGCAGATCATGGCGATGCCAGCACCCTTATCGGCCTGCGCCAAAGGGTGAGGATGAACCGGAACCTCAACCCCGAATAACGGTGAGGTGACGGTCGTCCCGAACAGGCTCTGGTACCGCTCATCGTCGGGGTGGGCTACCAGGGCCACACACGCCGGAAGTAACTCTGGGCGAGTGGTTTCAATAAACACCTTCTCGCCGTCAGGACGGGTAAAGCCGATCCGATGATAGGCGCCGTCGCGATCACGGTCTTCCTGCTCAGCCTGCGCTACCGCGGTCCGATAGGTGACATCCCACTGCGTAGGGGCTTCGGCCTGATAGGCGTGCCCGTCACGCAGATGCTGAAGGAAGGCTTTTTGGCTCGTGGCCCGGGCGCGGTCATTAATCGTCTGGTAGGTCTGATGCCAGTCGACCGACAATCCGAGGGTGCGAAAGACGTGTTCAAAAACCTTTTCATCCTCGGCGGTGAGGCGTTCGCACAGCTCAATGAAGTTGCGGCGGGAAATTGGTTTCTGGTTGGCGGCTTTAGCTGACTTGGCGTCGCCCCCTTCATGCGGGGGAACGAAGTTCTCTTCATACGGCAGTGAAGGATCGCACCGCACCCCGAAATAGTTTTGCACGCGCCGCTCAGTTGGCAGACCGTTGTCATCCCACCCCAGAGGATAAAAAACATTCTGGCCGCGCATCCGCTGGTAGCGGGCGATCATGTCGACCTGCGAATAGGCGAACACATGGCCGATATGCAAGGAACCTGACGCGGTTGGCGGGGGAGTATCAATCGAGAACACCTGCTCACGGGTGGTCTCACGATTAAAGGCGTAGATCTGGGAGCTCTCCCATGCCCCACCCCACTTGGCCTCAAGTCCGTCGAGGCTGGGCTTGTCGGGGATGGAGGTCGGCGCGGTATCGGTCATGGGCTCCATTCTTCCATTCCAAGGGGTACGCATTGAAGTCGACGAGGCGTGACGTTCAGTGCAAGCTCACGCTAGGACCGGGCCTTCGTGAGGTATATGTCCCGCACCAAATCTTCAATGTCGGGCTCACTCATTGCGAGGTCAGCAATCTGTGCTTGGGCGCTGATCACTTCGAGTAAGGCCGGGGCCGTGATCTCGGTGGCGGAAAACCGGATGCGATGGCGGCGTCCGTCGGCCTCTACCGACGCACTGTGCGCCTGTGGCGGTAAGTCGAGTTGCGCACGAGCATCCACCAGGTCCAGTACAAGCTCGCGGGGCATACCTAGCGAAAGACGGAAAGAACTGAGGGCGCCGTCGTAGGCCATCGTTCCGGAACTGACCACCACTAAACGCTCGCAGACGCGCTCAATATCGGACATGTCGTGGGTGGTGAGAAACAGTGTGGTGCCGCGTTCTTTACGGTCTGTGGAAAGAAACTGGCGCAAATTCTCTTTGGAGATCATGTCCAGTCCGATGGTCGGTTCATCGAGAATGACCAGGCGCGGTGAATGTAACAAGGCGGCGGCCACTTCACCGCGCATCCGCTGGCCGAGTGAAAGCTGGCGCACGGGACGTTGAAGAAAAGGCCCCAGATCCAGATGGTCGATTAAAGAATCCAGGCGAGTGGTGCGTTCGCGTTCGGTGAGCCGATGCATCGCGCCGAGGATACGAAACGAGTCAGATAAGGGAAGGTCCCAGAACAGGTTGGAACGCTGGCCGAACACAACTCCGATGTCGCGGGCTAAATGTTTTCGCTCGGGAACAGGCTGACGTCCCAGTGTGCGGACCTGCCCGGAGGAGGGCACGAGAATGCCGGTCATCATTTTGATGGTGGTGGATTTTCCCGCCCCATTTGCGCCGACAAAACCAACTGATTCGCCGTGCTCAACAGTTAATGACACATCGCGCACCGCATGCACAATATGTTTTGTGCGGTGTCTACGGCCCTTCTGTGGCGAACGGACTATAAAGTCGCGCCGAAGGTCACGCATGGAGATAGCGGGCTGGTGGTTGTGGTCAGTGGTCAAAGCTTCTCCCTGGGGCTGGGCTGTGGTGGGGCGGGGCCGTCACGGGGTGGGGCGGGGCTGTCATGGGGCTGGAGTGTCGCCTCATTTACCCTCCGGCACC
Coding sequences within it:
- a CDS encoding methyltransferase, producing MELIARTVRGLEWVSAAEIEKYLPGARRIWMDNRDVKFEYDGSPSDLLHLRSVDDIFMVVSTIQNIGATKDAVAGFAQQVRQLNWGKALRQVKNVRPVPDDFFFDVVASIEGEHRYSRFDIENAVGELLQPLLGGTHLARTAENTSLSERPHLTVRLFIKHGTAKVAMRLSAAPLHRRPYKLNTGPGSLHPPAAAALAMISGLTADTRVIDPFCGDGTIAIEASLQHPGISCRASDLDPARVENTRHNAERAGVRIKVEVRDASRIRWDRLDVGSVIVTNPPWNNAARARGGVSDSLDVVWRSARPALRSGGGEPIVRPC
- a CDS encoding ABC-F family ATP-binding cassette domain-containing protein, whose translation is MGHIDVSGVYFTLPDGRVLLRDVSFRVGSGDKVALVGANGSGKTTLLRLVAGDLSPNQGTITRSGNVLFMRQMVGTHLQPDATVTDLFLSLAPARIQRLSHAIDACELELMENGESDALQIKYAALLSDFSDAGGYELEVLWDKCSTAALSLGYDRTKHRLLSTLSGGEQKRLVLEYLFTCPEPVLLLDEPDNFLDVPGKIWLENQIKASEKTVLFISHDRELLTNTANKIVSVELGSSGNLSWTHPGGFATFHQARTERFSRLLEQRKRWDEEHEKLRAQMLMYKQKAAYNAGMASRYQAAVTRLRKFEDAGPPTEQPKQQRVAMRLTGGRTAKRALVCKKLTLTGLTKPFDVEVWYGERVALLGRNGTGKSHFLRLIAAGGSDPEPQHEPVGDFVLEPVQHSGVAKLGARVRPGLFVQTHAHPELMGRTLLDILHRGDRHRTGLDRGQASSALNRYSLVSAAEQHFESLSGGQQARFQVLLLELAGATMLLLDEPTDNLDIQSCEALEEGLERFQGSIIAVTHDRWFARSFDRYLEIGEDGSVTELSEPAW
- the valS gene encoding valine--tRNA ligase — protein: MTDTAPTSIPDKPSLDGLEAKWGGAWESSQIYAFNRETTREQVFSIDTPPPTASGSLHIGHVFAYSQVDMIARYQRMRGQNVFYPLGWDDNGLPTERRVQNYFGVRCDPSLPYEENFVPPHEGGDAKSAKAANQKPISRRNFIELCERLTAEDEKVFEHVFRTLGLSVDWHQTYQTINDRARATSQKAFLQHLRDGHAYQAEAPTQWDVTYRTAVAQAEQEDRDRDGAYHRIGFTRPDGEKVFIETTRPELLPACVALVAHPDDERYQSLFGTTVTSPLFGVEVPVHPHPLAQADKGAGIAMICTFGDATDVIWWRELNLPTRCVIGRDGRFVPEAPWITSDEGQARYAELAGLTVFSAQKRVVEMVTESGDLVGEPRRISHPVKFYENGDKPLEYVTSRQWYVANGGRDNSENGLRSTLIQRGQELTWYPPFMESRYRNWVEGLSGDWLVSRQRFFGVPIPIWYAVDESGAVDYDRLLTPAFEDLPIDPTIDVPAGYTEDQRGQAGGFVADPDILDTWATSSLTPELVGGWLDDSDLFDKIFPMDLRPQGHDIIRTWLFSTIARSELLFGRLPWTAASINGWILDPDRKKMSKSKGNVVTPLGLLEQYGSDGVRYWAGRARQGVDTAFNEAQMKIGRRLAIKLLNASKFALGFGSASPDPAGVLAADPAHVTEATDRSMLAALGTVVASATTAFDAMDYARALEIIEPFFWTFCDDYIELVKERAHGQHDEDGAASARAALAIALDVQLRLFAPFQPFVTDEVWSWWREGSVHTQAWPHAEPLAAAAAGQSETLLSTLSDAVVHVRKVKSDAKVSQKTPILHAQMTVPTDLVPAVESARSDVMSLGRMEDLRIVAGETIALAEVELGEPPAKPAR
- a CDS encoding ABC transporter ATP-binding protein, whose product is MRDLRRDFIVRSPQKGRRHRTKHIVHAVRDVSLTVEHGESVGFVGANGAGKSTTIKMMTGILVPSSGQVRTLGRQPVPERKHLARDIGVVFGQRSNLFWDLPLSDSFRILGAMHRLTERERTTRLDSLIDHLDLGPFLQRPVRQLSLGQRMRGEVAAALLHSPRLVILDEPTIGLDMISKENLRQFLSTDRKERGTTLFLTTHDMSDIERVCERLVVVSSGTMAYDGALSSFRLSLGMPRELVLDLVDARAQLDLPPQAHSASVEADGRRHRIRFSATEITAPALLEVISAQAQIADLAMSEPDIEDLVRDIYLTKARS
- a CDS encoding chorismate mutase; translated protein: MNAHSEATSQRPTSTHETIQPRADTHEAALAELWELRASIDNIDSALVNILAERFKCTQRVGRLKAKHGMPPADPAREEQQVARLRALAEESGLDPVFAEHFLKFIVTEVIRHHEAIRDDRDRAQDG